ACGGCCGTGGTGCAGACCGTGAGCCCGCGCTCGGTGACGGTGATCGTGGCTCCGGCCTCGCCGGAGCCCGCGACCTCGGGCGTCGGGTCGGCGGTGGTGGACCCGTCGGCGGGAGTCAGGACGTCCACGGTGGTCGTGGTGTCGACCTCGAAGGTGACCGTGTCCGGCGCGGAGGTGTTGCCCGCCGCGTCCGTCGCCGTGGCGGAGTAGGTGTCCTCGCCGTCGGGAAGGGCCGTGGCCGGCGTGCAGCTCCACGTGCCGCCCTCGGCGACGTCGGTGCAGACCTGGTTGCCCTCGGAGTCCTCCACGACGACCGTCGAGCCCGGCTCGGCGGTGCCCGAGAACTCGGGCGTGGAGTCGTCGGTCACGTCACCGCCGGCAGGTGCCTCGATGACCGGCGCGTCGGGAGCGTCCTCGTCGAGCGAGGCGCACTCGACGCCACCGCTGGGCGCGCTCGCCCGCACGGCCATCGGTGCCACTGCGAGCGACACGTCGGCGACTGCCGGCAGGAGCGGAACGGCGTTGGCCACCTGCAGGTCGATGCGCAGCAGGGCGTCCAGGGTGGCCTCGCCGGTCGCGCCGGAGGACTGGTTCGTCGGCGTGAAGGCGGTGATGGTGAGGTCGACGAGGGGCTCGACGAGCACCGGCAGCTCGATCTCCTGCGGGGACGCGTTGAGCGGGATGTCGACGACGTTGCCGCCGACGTTCGCCGTGATCGTCGGTGGGTCGACGAAGCCGGCCGACCCCGCTGTGCCGTCGGAGCGTGCCTGCAGGACCACGGGGTTGGTCACGTCCACCGTGACGGCACCGCCGAGCAGGTCGATGTCGCCCACGGTGGTCGTGGCGGTGGAGACGACGTCCGAGCCGTCGGCATCGTCGACGAGGGCGGTCCGCGTCCGGGTCTCGGACGCGGTGACCTCGGCCAGGGTGCCGACAGGCGCGGGCGCGTCGACGAGCGTCACGCCGGCCAGGGTCGTGCGCGAGTCCGAGAGGACGCGCTCCCCGTCCACGGCCGGCACGCAGGCGCCGGTGCCCGCCCACGCGGCCTGGACGTCACCGCTGACGACCCCGACGTCCGCGACCAGGTCGACCGGGACGTCGAGGAGGTCCTCGGCCGGGGGATCGGCGCTGGGCGGGGCCGTGACCGAGACACGGTCGGGCGAGATCCGGAGGCCGTCGAAGAGCAGGCCGGCGTCGAGGTTGGCCGACTCGGCGCTCGAGGTGCCGTCGCTGGTCGTGCTGGCCACGGTGCTGCGGCTGTGGCCGACCACCAGGCCGGCGAGGTCGCCGGCGTCGAGGACCTGTGCGGAGAGGTCGACGATGTCGGCGTGGGCGTCGGCGGAGTAGGCCGCCGGCAGCGGCGCCGCCGCGGCGGGCTCCTGGGCCAGGGCCAGCAACGACCCGGGTAGTGCGAGGGCCACGGTGATGGCCGCTCCTCTGGAGAACCGGCCCCGTGACCGGTGCTGTCGTCGTGCCTGCATCTGTCGAACCCCCCTGGGTGCTCGCCGTCCGCAGACCCTCAGGCGGTCCACGCGACGTCTGGTAGCGATCTCACAGATCAACGAGCAATCCACAAGAAGGTGACACAAACCCTGCCTCAAGGGATGATGCCGCTCGCCCGGCAGCAGCCTGGCGGCCCGTGCCACGATGGGTCGGTGAGTGAGTCCACGACGTCCATGGCGCCTCTGCCCGGGGGTCACTCCGGCCGCACCTTCGTCGCCGACGCAGGCGGCGAGCAGGTCGTCGTACGGATCTACCCGCCCGGTGAGTGGCGCGGGGCCGCGGCGCCGGAGGTCGACCGGTCCGTGCTGGGGCTGGTCCGCGGCCTGGTGCCCGTGCCGGACGTTCTGGAGGTACGCCGTCCGGTTGCCGAGGAGAACGTCCCGGGGCTGCTGGTGACGTCCTTCCTGGCGGGCGAGCGCGGCGACCTCGCCGTCGACCGCCTGCTGGCAGCCGGTGACTCGGAGGGGTTGGCCCGCCTCGGCCGGTCGCTGGGCGGCGTGGCGGCCGCGCTCGCCGGGATGCCCCAGCTGCGACCCGGTCCGTTCGTCGACGCCGAGCTGCGGCTGGGACGCTTCCCCGCCGACGACCTGCTCGAGTGGGCGGCCAGCCGCCTGCACGGGTGGTCGCACGCGCGGCTGGATGCCCTGTCCGACGTCTGCGGACCCGCGCAGGACCTGCTGGACGAGGTGGGGCGTGCCAGCCTCGTCCACGGCGACCTCAACCCGAAGAACGTCCTCGTCACCCCCGAGACCCTCGAGGTCACCGCGGTGCTCGACTGGGAGTACGCCCACGCCGGCCACCCGTGGACGGACCTCGGGAACCTGCTCCGCTTCGAGCGCCACCCGGCGTACGTCGCCGCGGTCCTCGACGCCTGGGTCGCGGTGCGCGG
This sequence is a window from Nocardioides sp. S5. Protein-coding genes within it:
- a CDS encoding phosphotransferase translates to MSESTTSMAPLPGGHSGRTFVADAGGEQVVVRIYPPGEWRGAAAPEVDRSVLGLVRGLVPVPDVLEVRRPVAEENVPGLLVTSFLAGERGDLAVDRLLAAGDSEGLARLGRSLGGVAAALAGMPQLRPGPFVDAELRLGRFPADDLLEWAASRLHGWSHARLDALSDVCGPAQDLLDEVGRASLVHGDLNPKNVLVTPETLEVTAVLDWEYAHAGHPWTDLGNLLRFERHPAYVAAVLDAWVAVRGGDPDVVLEGARAADLWSLVDLASRAGENPVADRAETLLLAIAETADVHAWPFGR